Genomic window (Rhodothermales bacterium):
CGTGGTTGAAGTCGACGCCGAAACAGGTGCCGTCCGACGGGTGCGCGCACACGGCATTGAACCACGGATTCTGAGCCGAGGGCTGCCCGCCCGACCAGTACTGCCGGGCCAGCGGACTCTGCCCGAACGTGTGGTTCAGCACGATGTCCATGATGACCGCCATGCCCCGCGCGTGCGCTGCGTCCACGAAGCGCTTCAGGTCGTCGGCCGGGCCATAGTACTTGTCCACGGCGAAGTGGAAGGAGGGGTTGTACCCCCAACTGGAGTTCCCCTCGAACTCGTTGGGCGGCATGAGTTCTATGGCGTTCACGCCCAGTCGCTCCAGGTAGCCGAGCGTATCGATGAGCGTGGACCAGTCGTGCTGCGCGAGGAAGTCCCGGACCAGGAGTTCGTAGATCACGAGTTCGTGGGCGGGAGGGCGCTCGAAGTCGTTTACCGTCCACACGAACGCCTCCTGGGCCGTCTCGAAGATGGACACGGCGTGAAGCGTCTGACCCTCGGGGTATGGCTTCAGGTCGGGGTAGATGGACGCGGGTATGAATGCGTCCTCGGGCGAGAGCACTTTTTCCGCGTAGGGATCGGCCAGGCGCAGCGTTCCATCCATGACGTACTGGAAGGCATATTCGCGGCCCGGCTCGAGCCCGTCCAGGGTGATCCACCAGTGTACGCTGTCCTCCCGGATGGCATCCCGGTGGAGTGCCCCGTCCGGATGGATCTCCCAGTCGTTGAAGTCGCCTATCACGTGGATGAACGACTTGTAGGGCGCATACACGGACAGAGTCACGCGCGACGCATCGGTGGGGTCGTAGGTAATGCCATCAACGATGCCCACCGGACGGGGCGCGTCGCTTGGCGCATCCACCAGAACGGCGTAGAAAGAGTCGGATGCCGTCTCTGCGCCCTGCCGGGCCTCCACGCGCACGTCCACGCGTCCGGGCGACATGAGTGGGAGCGACCAGTCGAGGGTATCGTTGGCCACCGTATACACCGCCGCGCCGTCCACGAAGAGGGTCAGGTCATCGACGGTCGGCAGCGAAACGGCCCGGATATCGATGGTCCCGGGTTCCGACCGAACGACGGGCTCAAGCGCGCTCGCCGCCGGCGACACGATCGACACGGCCACATCTCCCCGCGAGAGGTCCAGGAAAACGTCGCAGGACCCGGTCCCCTTCCCGGTCCGGTTGCCCGATGCGTCGCGGAAGACCATGGCCAGGCGGAGGATGTCCTCGGACGCCGGCACGCCGTACCACGACCGGATGTCGTCGATGGTCAGCGTATACGTGTCGGGGGCCGTGCGCGTCATCCGGGTCTGGGTCGTGTTCACGCCCCACGCCGTCCGGACGTAGCGCCAGTTCGCCGCATTCGGGCCGCATCCATCCTGGACGGCACTCAGGTTCGTGATGACGCCGGTGTGGATGTAGACGTCCCCGGTATGGCCCATCAGACCGCGATCGCCTTCGTTGGCCCGGAAGGTGAGCGTCACCGGGCCATCCTCCACCGGAAACGCCGGATCGGAGGAGACGACCTGGGCCTGGGCCTGCCCCGGCGCCATGGTCGCCAATGGACCCAACCCCATCTGGGTGATCAATACCAGCAGAAACGCCGCGAGGCGGATCGGCCTCACGGTTTCGGCACGAGCCGCACGATGGACGGGCTGCCTCCCGGGCTGTCGAGTGCCACGTACACGTATCCCTCAGGCCCCTGACGAACATCCCGTACGCGGCCGATGTCCTTGAGCAGGGTCTCCTCGCTGACGACCTCCTGACCGTCCATGGTCAGACGGGCCAGTTGTTGGCCGGCCAGTCCTCCGACGAAGAAATTGCCGTCCCATTCCGGAAATGCCTCGCCCGTATAGATGAGCAGGCCGGACGTGGCAATGGACGGCACCCAGTAGTACACCGGCTGCGTCATTCCCTCTTTTTGCGTGGTGTCGTGCAGCTCGGATCCGCCGTAATTCACGCCGTAGCCGATGACCGGCCATCCATAGTTCTGCGCGGGCTGCACCAGATTCAATTCGTCGCCGCCCTGCGGACCGTGCTCATTCAGCCATACCTGGTCCGTAACCGGATGCACGGCAAGGCCTTGCGCATTCCGATGGCCCCAACTCCAGATTTCCGGAAGCGCATTTGCCTGACCCACGAACGGGTTGTCCTGGGGGATGCGCCCGTCGTCGTGCAAGCGGATGACGGTACCGTGATGGTCCGTCAGCTGCTGCGCAGGATGCGCCGACAGGTCCCCGCGCGGCGGGGCCTGCCGATCGCCAACCGTAATGAACAGGTAGCCGGCCGCGTCAAAGGCCAACCGGGATCCGTAATGCCCACGACCTTCGGATTGGGCGACGAAAATGTCCTCGACGTCCAGCAGGGCGCCGTCCTCATACCGGGCACGGGCCACGGCCGTCGTGGAATTGTCGCCTACCGGCTTCGAGTAACTGAGGTAAATGATGCTGTTTGAAGCGAAATCCGGATGCAGGATGACATCCAGCAGGCCGCCCTGGCCCTGCGCATGGACCGCCGGAACGCCACTGACCGGCTCGGCATCCACGGCGCCGTCCCGGACCACGCGGAGGCGACCCGGGCGCTCTGTGACGAGCATGTCTCCATTCGGGAGGAAGGCCATGGCCCAGACATGCTCCAGGCCTCCGACCACCGGTTCGACGATGAAGATTTCATCCCCTGTTCGGGGTTCGGGCTGGGGCTGCGCACAGGCGACGGTGGACAGGGACACGAAGAGCGCCACAATCGGAAGACGCGCGCGTAGTGGGTTGGAGATGAACGTGGGCATGGGTCGATGTTCGGCAGGTGGCGGGAGTCGGGTCGCACGAAATTTGAAAACCCGCCCCTGAACCGTGAAGTTCCTGTCCACATCTTCCGCCCGGTGGTCAAATTGTGGATATTGGGCCGTCCAAAACAGTTAAGACCCAAGTCTGATGACAGTGATCCCCGATTTGAAGTTGTCCCGATGTGCACCGGCCGCTCGCGCATTCGCGCATGTGCTGGTGCTTACACTCATTGTGACGCTGGCGTCCGCCCTGGCCGCACCCGCCCTGGCTCGCGAGCAGGTCCAGGAGCGCCAACGGACCCAGGCGCGCCAACACGCGGCTCTGGATGTTTCGCCCCCGCGGATTGAAGCCGAAATCGTGGTGGACGGCGTGCTCGACGAACCCGAGTGGCAGCAGGCCGCTGTGCTCTCCGATTTCAGCCAGTATCAGCCGGTGGATGGTCGTCCGGCGTCCGATCCCACCGAAGTCCGGGTGTGGTACAGCCCGCAGGCCATCCATTTCGGGATCCACGCGCGCGAACTGCATGGTGACGTGGTCCGTGCCACCCAGGCAAACCGGGACAACATCAACAGTGAGGACCAGATCCAGATCCTCTTGGACACGAACAACGACAGCCGGATTGCCTTTGTGTTCGCCGTGAATCCATTCGGCGTCCAGGCCGACGGCACCCGGAGCGACAACTTCGGCGGGGGCGCAGGCGGTCGGTCGGCCACGGGCGGCGGCTCCCGCAACATCAATCCCATGGACGGCAACCTGGACCTGAACCCGGATTTCCGGTTTGATTCGGCCGGGCGCCTGGTGGACGATGGATACGTCGTCGAAGTCCGGATTCCCTTCCGGAGCCTCCGATTCCAGGACGCCGAGGTGCAGGATTGGGGCCTGCACATCCTGCGCCGCGTGCAGCATTCAGGATTCCAGGACACCTGGGCACCAGCGGTCCGGGCCAACGCCAGTTTCCTCGGGCAATCCGGCACACTGAAGGGACTCACCGGATTCCAGCGGGGACGCATCCTGGAAATCGCTCCTTCGGTTACCGGCCGGCTGGACGGC
Coding sequences:
- a CDS encoding PQQ-dependent sugar dehydrogenase, whose product is MPTFISNPLRARLPIVALFVSLSTVACAQPQPEPRTGDEIFIVEPVVGGLEHVWAMAFLPNGDMLVTERPGRLRVVRDGAVDAEPVSGVPAVHAQGQGGLLDVILHPDFASNSIIYLSYSKPVGDNSTTAVARARYEDGALLDVEDIFVAQSEGRGHYGSRLAFDAAGYLFITVGDRQAPPRGDLSAHPAQQLTDHHGTVIRLHDDGRIPQDNPFVGQANALPEIWSWGHRNAQGLAVHPVTDQVWLNEHGPQGGDELNLVQPAQNYGWPVIGYGVNYGGSELHDTTQKEGMTQPVYYWVPSIATSGLLIYTGEAFPEWDGNFFVGGLAGQQLARLTMDGQEVVSEETLLKDIGRVRDVRQGPEGYVYVALDSPGGSPSIVRLVPKP
- a CDS encoding alpha-amylase family glycosyl hydrolase; its protein translation is MRPIRLAAFLLVLITQMGLGPLATMAPGQAQAQVVSSDPAFPVEDGPVTLTFRANEGDRGLMGHTGDVYIHTGVITNLSAVQDGCGPNAANWRYVRTAWGVNTTQTRMTRTAPDTYTLTIDDIRSWYGVPASEDILRLAMVFRDASGNRTGKGTGSCDVFLDLSRGDVAVSIVSPAASALEPVVRSEPGTIDIRAVSLPTVDDLTLFVDGAAVYTVANDTLDWSLPLMSPGRVDVRVEARQGAETASDSFYAVLVDAPSDAPRPVGIVDGITYDPTDASRVTLSVYAPYKSFIHVIGDFNDWEIHPDGALHRDAIREDSVHWWITLDGLEPGREYAFQYVMDGTLRLADPYAEKVLSPEDAFIPASIYPDLKPYPEGQTLHAVSIFETAQEAFVWTVNDFERPPAHELVIYELLVRDFLAQHDWSTLIDTLGYLERLGVNAIELMPPNEFEGNSSWGYNPSFHFAVDKYYGPADDLKRFVDAAHARGMAVIMDIVLNHTFGQSPLARQYWSGGQPSAQNPWFNAVCAHPSDGTCFGVDFNHESPETRAYVDRVTRHWLTEYRMDGFRFDLTKGFTNNNSGGNYDADRIAIVKRMMDGLYAVDPDAYVILEHWTGLTEERQLAEHGAMVWANITHGFQQSAMGYASGADISGIWFGRRSWTLPNVVAYMESHDEERLMAKNVAFGNASGSYSTQDLPTALDRMKSGAAFLLTTPGPKMIWQFGELGYDVSIDFNGRTGEKPIRWSYLDHPDRARLRDTYEALIRLRAAHEVFTSPSTAIVQDLGGLVKSQVLTLGASGASAVVVGNFDVVERTVSLTLPEGGTWFDFFGRRSMEFGSAGASHVLEWTLAPGQFHVFLDEEPRVTPPEGLMTVDVEGLEPSSRATQDGRAVLHATWPNPLRKGTDGQMAFEIAAPGPVTVELYSMLGQRVAVLVNGYRTAGRHQLVLPVGKLSAGSYVVRLVTAGGQTTSRTITVF